A window from Rhizosphaericola mali encodes these proteins:
- a CDS encoding DUF4153 domain-containing protein, which produces MKFLSIRNIQKGLTNVIRRFPFELLIVLVAFITAILGIEANKNEEIYIRILVSCNIGLLLTLFVDILTEEANISGRKKWLFRLIAIGISIVLYYLLDISHYEINLYRVVAFSIAFHLLVALAPFLNKRGTSEDLWEYNKTIFLRILTSVLFSGVLYIGIALALSAIEKLWNVHVPSNTFFELFATIGILFNSLFFLAGVPTQFHLGEEKSAYPIGLKVFTQYILIPLMTLYMAILALYEIKIITQQVLPKGIVVWMVIGYAFFGILSLLLIYPIRKLQENKWIHTFSRIFYIVLIPFLVLLFIAIGIRIKHYGVTQERYSIVSIGIWLTLITVLLIIKPNTLKAIPATLCIFALVATYGPLSAPSISLRSQLNQLKSYIQNPKAKSNNPRSIVIYIVENFGMTALQSLTSTNLRQVDNVFLNKEKLDSNNYSRYTYQTEAVDTLVSILKIKKEANFYLNDYQTNYISLNRPSSNIIKTSGYDYLIDNLYDGITFNIDSQTFKFNRVNNNVTLAQNGILQFTISLNEYAKRVQALINENKIQIDATGNYNPNDSLLFIYKSNNKFNFTFWVNKFSYDSELLKQDEPQFMIFDADILIKNID; this is translated from the coding sequence ATGAAATTCCTATCAATTCGCAATATTCAAAAGGGATTAACAAACGTAATCCGACGTTTTCCATTTGAACTATTAATCGTGCTTGTTGCATTTATCACTGCCATCTTAGGCATTGAAGCAAATAAGAATGAAGAAATCTATATTCGAATTTTAGTTAGTTGCAACATAGGTTTATTGCTGACATTATTTGTAGATATTCTTACAGAGGAAGCAAATATCTCAGGAAGAAAAAAATGGTTATTCCGGCTAATTGCAATTGGGATAAGTATTGTCTTATATTATTTATTAGACATTAGTCACTATGAAATAAACCTTTACAGAGTCGTTGCGTTTTCAATCGCATTCCATTTATTGGTAGCATTAGCTCCTTTTCTAAATAAACGTGGCACAAGTGAAGATCTGTGGGAGTATAACAAAACTATATTTCTCCGAATATTAACCTCTGTACTATTTTCTGGCGTACTATATATTGGAATTGCATTGGCATTAAGTGCTATCGAAAAATTATGGAATGTGCATGTTCCGAGTAATACTTTTTTCGAATTATTTGCAACTATAGGAATACTATTCAATAGTTTATTTTTCTTAGCAGGAGTACCAACTCAATTCCACTTAGGAGAAGAAAAATCTGCATATCCAATTGGGTTGAAAGTATTTACACAATACATCTTAATTCCGTTGATGACTTTATATATGGCAATACTCGCCTTATATGAAATTAAAATCATCACACAACAAGTATTACCAAAAGGTATAGTTGTTTGGATGGTGATAGGTTACGCTTTTTTTGGCATATTATCTTTACTATTAATTTATCCTATTAGGAAACTACAAGAAAACAAATGGATTCATACGTTTAGTCGTATTTTCTACATTGTACTTATTCCTTTTTTAGTTCTTCTTTTTATTGCTATTGGCATACGTATAAAGCATTATGGCGTCACGCAAGAGCGCTATTCTATAGTATCCATTGGTATTTGGTTGACGCTAATTACAGTTCTACTAATCATAAAGCCCAATACATTAAAAGCCATCCCTGCCACGCTGTGCATATTTGCCTTAGTTGCAACGTATGGACCATTAAGTGCACCTAGCATTTCGCTTAGATCACAGCTCAATCAATTAAAATCTTATATTCAAAATCCTAAAGCAAAATCAAATAATCCAAGATCAATCGTCATTTATATAGTTGAAAATTTTGGAATGACCGCTTTACAATCTCTCACCTCAACTAATTTAAGACAAGTTGATAATGTTTTTTTAAATAAAGAAAAGTTAGATTCGAATAATTATAGTCGTTACACATATCAAACAGAGGCTGTAGATACACTTGTTTCTATTTTAAAAATAAAAAAAGAAGCTAACTTTTACCTTAATGATTATCAAACAAACTATATAAGTCTTAATCGCCCAAGTTCAAATATTATCAAGACTAGTGGGTATGATTATCTGATAGACAATCTTTATGATGGTATTACATTCAATATTGATAGTCAAACATTCAAATTTAACAGAGTAAATAATAATGTTACGCTTGCACAGAATGGCATTTTACAATTCACAATTTCACTAAATGAATATGCTAAAAGAGTCCAAGCATTAATTAATGAAAATAAAATCCAAATAGATGCTACTGGTAACTATAATCCAAATGACAGTCTACTATTCATTTATAAATCGAACAATAAGTTTAATTTTACATTTTGGGTCAATAAGTTTAGTTACGATAGTGAGTTGTTGAAACAAGATGAGCCTCAATTTATGATTTTTGACGCAGATATACTTATTAAAAATATAGATTAA
- a CDS encoding aldo/keto reductase, producing MQITDIQGTVSLSNGIKMPYLGLGVYKTENGAEVVSAIHDAIDLGYRHIDTASFYKNEDGVGQAIKESNIEREKMFITTKVWNTDQGYDNTLKAFDDSLNKLQMDYVDLYLIHWPVPNLYVETWKAMEDLYKQGKIKAIGVCNCLELHIDDIIKEGTIAPMVLQNEFHPRLVQQHLLDYCKTKNIQYEAWAPLMRGRILDNPVLTELAKKYGKSTAQIILRWDLQKDVITIPKSTHKERIAANADIFDFELSVEDLASIDSLDTEERTGAHPDNFMDHFANK from the coding sequence ATGCAGATTACAGATATTCAAGGAACAGTTAGTTTAAGTAATGGCATAAAAATGCCTTATTTAGGATTGGGCGTTTATAAGACTGAAAATGGAGCAGAGGTCGTTAGTGCAATTCATGATGCGATCGACTTAGGCTATAGACATATTGACACGGCTTCTTTTTATAAAAATGAAGACGGTGTAGGTCAAGCGATTAAAGAGTCTAATATAGAAAGGGAAAAAATGTTTATCACGACAAAAGTTTGGAATACAGATCAAGGTTATGACAATACATTAAAAGCATTTGACGATTCTTTGAATAAATTACAAATGGACTATGTCGATTTATATCTAATTCATTGGCCCGTTCCTAATTTATATGTAGAAACTTGGAAAGCAATGGAAGATTTGTACAAACAAGGGAAAATTAAAGCGATTGGAGTTTGTAATTGTTTGGAACTTCATATTGATGACATTATAAAAGAAGGTACAATTGCGCCAATGGTTTTGCAAAATGAATTTCATCCGAGATTAGTGCAGCAACATTTATTAGACTATTGTAAAACGAAGAACATACAATACGAAGCATGGGCACCATTGATGCGTGGACGAATCTTAGACAATCCAGTTTTGACCGAATTAGCTAAGAAGTATGGAAAAAGTACTGCTCAGATTATATTGAGATGGGATTTACAAAAAGACGTAATAACTATTCCGAAAAGTACGCATAAAGAACGGATTGCCGCTAATGCAGATATCTTCGACTTTGAATTATCAGTAGAGGACCTTGCCTCGATTGATAGTTTGGATACTGAAGAAAGAACAGGCGCTCATCCGGATAATTTCATGGATCATTTTGCCAATAAATAA
- the lysS gene encoding lysine--tRNA ligase: MSQQLSEQEIIRREKLQKLIELGYDPYPAALYPVNAYSADIKRDYTEEKQEEFKNVCVAGRIMSLNNKGKVFFIKIQDSKGIIQLYAKRDELCPEEDKSFWNDVVRHGLDLGDFIGVKGFVFVTHTGETSIHVEDITLLGKSLKPLPVVKRDEEGNVFDAVTDPEFRYRQRYVDLIVNPETKDAFVKRTKIVNTIRQFLNEQGALEVDTPVLQAIHGGAAARPFTTHHNALDIPLYLRIANELYLKRLIVGGFDWVYEFSRNFRNEGMDRTHNPEFTVLEWYTAYKDYFWMMETTEKLFESLAIAVYGTTDVPVGDKIISFKAPFRRLPIFDAIKENTGIDISEMDEAGLREVCKTLKIDVPANIGKGKLIDEIFGETSEPKYIQPTFIIDYPVEMSPLTKKHREKKGLVERFELMINGKEIANAYSELNDPIDQRERFEEQAKLLERGDDEAMFIDQDFLRALEYGMPPTSGIGIGIDRLVMLLTNQVSIQDVLFFPQMRPEKTASPTTENVKK; this comes from the coding sequence ATGAGTCAACAATTATCCGAACAGGAAATTATTCGTAGAGAAAAATTACAAAAATTAATTGAGCTAGGATATGATCCATATCCAGCTGCATTATATCCGGTAAATGCGTATTCTGCTGATATCAAAAGAGATTACACAGAGGAAAAACAAGAAGAATTTAAAAATGTATGCGTCGCTGGACGTATCATGAGTTTAAATAATAAAGGAAAGGTTTTCTTTATCAAAATACAAGATTCCAAAGGTATCATTCAACTGTATGCAAAAAGAGATGAATTGTGCCCAGAGGAAGACAAATCTTTTTGGAATGATGTTGTAAGACATGGTTTGGATTTGGGTGATTTTATTGGTGTGAAAGGTTTTGTCTTCGTTACTCACACCGGCGAAACTTCTATCCACGTAGAAGATATTACGCTTTTAGGTAAATCATTGAAACCTCTTCCCGTTGTAAAACGTGATGAAGAAGGCAATGTGTTTGACGCAGTTACCGATCCTGAATTTAGATATAGACAACGTTATGTAGACTTGATCGTCAATCCAGAAACAAAAGACGCATTTGTAAAAAGAACTAAGATTGTCAATACGATCCGTCAGTTTTTGAACGAACAAGGCGCATTGGAAGTTGATACGCCAGTATTACAAGCGATACATGGTGGAGCGGCAGCAAGACCATTTACCACGCATCACAATGCATTGGATATTCCATTGTATTTGCGTATTGCCAATGAGCTGTATTTGAAAAGATTGATCGTTGGTGGATTTGACTGGGTGTACGAATTCAGTAGAAATTTCCGTAACGAAGGTATGGACCGCACGCATAATCCAGAGTTTACCGTATTGGAATGGTATACTGCCTACAAGGATTATTTCTGGATGATGGAAACAACAGAAAAATTATTCGAATCTTTGGCGATTGCCGTTTATGGAACGACAGATGTACCTGTTGGAGACAAAATTATCAGTTTCAAAGCGCCATTTAGACGTCTTCCGATATTTGATGCCATCAAAGAAAATACAGGAATTGACATTAGCGAAATGGACGAAGCTGGCTTGAGAGAAGTTTGTAAAACTTTGAAAATCGACGTTCCCGCAAATATTGGAAAAGGTAAATTAATTGATGAAATATTCGGAGAAACGTCCGAACCTAAATATATTCAACCAACATTTATCATTGATTATCCAGTGGAAATGAGTCCATTGACCAAGAAACATCGTGAGAAAAAAGGTTTGGTGGAAAGATTTGAATTGATGATTAATGGAAAAGAAATCGCGAACGCTTATAGCGAATTGAACGATCCTATTGACCAAAGAGAAAGATTTGAAGAACAAGCAAAATTATTGGAACGCGGTGATGATGAAGCAATGTTTATCGATCAAGATTTCTTAAGAGCATTGGAATATGGTATGCCGCCAACTTCTGGCATCGGTATTGGCATTGATCGTTTGGTCATGCTATTGACAAATCAAGTTTCTATACAAGACGTTTTATTTTTCCCTCAGATGCGACCTGAAAAAACAGCAAGTCCAACTACGGAAAATGTTAAAAAATAG
- a CDS encoding Bax inhibitor-1/YccA family protein, giving the protein MALFKSGNPALSDKIFQKSIETQDSGTMTVKGTMSKFGLLLFLVIAGAIYSWNLYGAYRLDTMNTLMWVGAIGGFICAIVMSFKPQTAKYISPIYSLLEGLFLGGISVLVNAALAKKAPNVIFQAIGLTFAVAIVMFFLYSFKIIKPTEKLKSTIISATLGVALFYGIAMILNLFHVNLPFMYNSSALGIGLSLLVIVIAAMNLILDFDMIDQGSAMGAPKFMEWYCAFGLMVTIVWLYVEILKLMIRLFGNSRN; this is encoded by the coding sequence ATGGCTTTATTTAAATCAGGAAACCCAGCACTTTCTGATAAGATTTTTCAAAAATCAATCGAAACGCAAGATTCTGGAACAATGACCGTAAAAGGTACGATGTCCAAATTTGGTTTACTTCTATTTTTAGTGATTGCCGGAGCTATTTACTCATGGAATTTGTATGGTGCATACCGTTTAGATACAATGAATACCTTGATGTGGGTAGGTGCAATTGGTGGTTTTATTTGTGCCATTGTGATGTCATTTAAACCCCAAACAGCAAAATACATTTCCCCTATTTATAGTCTTTTGGAAGGTTTATTTTTAGGTGGTATTTCTGTACTTGTTAATGCTGCATTGGCCAAAAAAGCGCCCAATGTGATATTTCAAGCGATAGGATTAACTTTTGCAGTAGCAATTGTGATGTTTTTCTTGTATAGTTTTAAAATCATTAAACCCACGGAAAAACTTAAATCTACGATTATCTCTGCAACACTTGGCGTTGCATTGTTTTATGGCATTGCGATGATTCTAAATTTGTTCCATGTCAATCTTCCATTTATGTACAATAGCAGTGCATTGGGAATCGGATTGTCCTTATTGGTAATCGTCATTGCGGCTATGAATTTGATATTAGATTTTGACATGATCGATCAAGGCAGTGCAATGGGTGCGCCCAAATTTATGGAATGGTATTGTGCCTTTGGCTTAATGGTAACCATTGTGTGGTTATATGTAGAAATTTTGAAATTGATGATCCGCCTATTTGGAAATAGTAGAAATTAA
- a CDS encoding polysaccharide deacetylase family protein, whose amino-acid sequence MNSILMLCIGAYLSACNNNSNSPKNVDSTLAEIRNSDIKNGGDTTKKTISNFQYDSTKKYVFLTFDDGPQPGTMEVYHAIEETGVKATFFMVGLHETFAKSLTSVVDTIRSSYPNTLLANHSYTHAFNDRYFNFYHHPYLALNDFMKAEESLKATHKIMRLPGNDAWVLDSSHITAAPLVKPLCKLFDSTGAKVMGWDVEWHFKRNPHGSGQVPVQSAQAMANAIIYAMENNHGHRKNTVVMLSHDRLFHLPNYKDSLVTMIQILQKAHPEYVYETADHYPGFLK is encoded by the coding sequence ATGAATTCCATATTAATGTTGTGCATTGGAGCCTACTTAAGCGCATGCAATAACAACAGTAATTCTCCTAAAAATGTCGATAGCACTTTGGCTGAAATTAGAAACAGTGATATAAAGAATGGGGGAGATACGACCAAAAAGACTATTTCCAATTTTCAATACGATTCTACAAAAAAATATGTGTTTTTAACTTTTGACGATGGTCCTCAACCCGGCACGATGGAAGTCTATCATGCAATAGAAGAAACAGGAGTGAAAGCTACTTTTTTCATGGTAGGTTTGCACGAAACATTTGCAAAATCATTGACAAGTGTTGTAGATACAATTCGCAGCAGCTATCCTAATACATTACTAGCCAACCATAGCTATACACATGCCTTCAATGATCGTTATTTCAACTTTTATCATCATCCTTATTTGGCATTGAATGATTTTATGAAGGCAGAAGAAAGCTTGAAAGCGACACATAAGATCATGCGTCTTCCTGGAAATGACGCATGGGTATTAGATTCCTCTCACATCACTGCAGCGCCACTAGTAAAGCCTTTGTGCAAATTATTTGACTCTACTGGAGCAAAAGTTATGGGTTGGGATGTGGAGTGGCATTTCAAAAGAAACCCACATGGAAGTGGTCAAGTACCGGTCCAAAGTGCGCAGGCAATGGCAAATGCTATTATATACGCGATGGAAAACAATCATGGTCATCGAAAGAATACCGTTGTAATGCTTTCACATGATCGCTTGTTTCATTTGCCTAATTATAAAGATTCACTGGTTACGATGATTCAAATTTTGCAAAAAGCACATCCAGAATATGTGTATGAAACGGCAGATCATTATCCAGGATTTCTCAAATAG
- the rnc gene encoding ribonuclease III, giving the protein MSFIKNIWGKWNSDKNTDDVALSNALGISLGNKAIYTRALIHRSINDKIAENNERLEYLGDAIFGSVVADYLFKHYPFKDEGFLTEMRSKMVNRNQMNEIAIKMGLNHLTQFNKSDHHLRRSQIFGNTLEAVIGAVYLDKGYNATQKWIIKKIITPFLFVDELENSEYNQKNKLLGWAAKNNKQVAFQILNEEFHGGRRQFSMSVTIDDVEMGKGLGFSKKEASEAAAIMAIENLNI; this is encoded by the coding sequence GTGAGCTTTATAAAAAATATCTGGGGAAAATGGAATTCCGACAAAAACACCGATGACGTTGCCCTCAGCAATGCATTAGGGATTTCATTGGGCAATAAAGCCATATATACTCGTGCATTGATCCACCGCTCAATCAATGACAAAATTGCGGAAAACAATGAACGATTGGAATATTTAGGAGATGCTATTTTCGGCTCTGTGGTAGCAGATTATTTATTTAAACATTATCCATTCAAGGATGAGGGGTTTTTGACTGAAATGCGTAGCAAAATGGTCAATAGAAATCAAATGAATGAAATCGCTATCAAAATGGGGCTTAATCATTTGACACAGTTTAATAAATCGGATCACCACTTAAGAAGAAGCCAGATTTTTGGCAATACGCTAGAAGCTGTAATTGGTGCTGTGTATTTGGATAAAGGTTATAATGCTACGCAAAAGTGGATAATAAAAAAAATTATCACTCCTTTTCTTTTTGTAGATGAATTAGAAAATTCAGAATACAATCAAAAAAACAAACTTTTGGGCTGGGCGGCCAAAAACAATAAACAAGTCGCTTTTCAAATTTTGAATGAAGAATTTCATGGAGGTCGACGCCAATTTAGTATGTCTGTGACCATCGACGACGTGGAAATGGGCAAAGGATTAGGATTTAGCAAAAAAGAAGCAAGTGAAGCTGCCGCAATTATGGCAATCGAGAATTTAAATATTTGA
- the fabF gene encoding beta-ketoacyl-ACP synthase II: MQLKRVVITGIGALTPIGNNLDEYWNGLINGVSGADVITLFDASKFKTRFACEVKNFNPTDFIDRKEARKMDRFAQLAVVASDQAMQDAGLNKENINPDRVGVILGSGIGGLPTLQQEIIDFAKGDGTPRFSPFFIPKMILDMAPGLVSMRHNLRGPNYSTVSACASSTNAMVDAFDMLRLGKADIILSGGSEAVITEAAIGGFTSMHAMSERNDDPKTASRPYDKDRDGFVMGEAGAIVVMETLDHALARGAKIYCEVAGGGASADAYHITAPHPEGLGAQNVMNAALADAGMVPTDIDYINTHGTSTPLGDGGEVKAIQKVFGEHAYNLNISSTKSMTGHCIGAAGVVEAVACVMAVINDIVPPTINHFTDDDTLDPKLNFTFNKAQKRTVNAALSNTFGFGGHNAAIIVKKYKA; encoded by the coding sequence ATGCAGCTTAAAAGGGTAGTAATTACTGGTATTGGAGCTTTAACACCGATAGGTAACAATTTGGATGAATATTGGAATGGATTGATAAACGGCGTTTCGGGCGCAGATGTTATTACTCTATTTGACGCATCAAAATTCAAGACTCGATTTGCTTGTGAAGTGAAAAACTTCAATCCAACAGACTTTATCGATAGGAAAGAAGCACGTAAAATGGATCGTTTTGCTCAGTTAGCCGTAGTTGCTAGTGATCAAGCAATGCAAGATGCGGGTCTTAATAAAGAAAATATTAATCCTGATAGGGTTGGGGTTATTTTAGGAAGTGGTATTGGTGGTCTTCCTACACTCCAACAAGAGATAATTGATTTTGCAAAAGGAGATGGAACGCCACGTTTTAGTCCTTTCTTTATCCCAAAGATGATATTGGATATGGCTCCTGGATTAGTTTCAATGAGACATAATTTAAGAGGACCTAATTATTCTACTGTTAGTGCATGTGCTAGTAGTACCAACGCAATGGTTGACGCTTTTGATATGCTCCGTCTTGGAAAAGCGGATATTATCCTTTCTGGGGGTAGTGAAGCTGTGATTACAGAGGCTGCTATTGGGGGATTCACATCAATGCATGCAATGAGTGAAAGAAACGATGATCCAAAAACAGCGAGCCGTCCTTATGATAAAGATAGAGATGGGTTTGTTATGGGAGAGGCTGGTGCGATCGTCGTAATGGAGACATTAGATCACGCGTTAGCTAGAGGTGCTAAAATCTATTGTGAAGTTGCAGGAGGTGGTGCATCTGCTGATGCATATCATATTACTGCACCTCATCCAGAAGGTCTTGGAGCACAAAACGTTATGAATGCCGCTTTAGCGGATGCGGGAATGGTACCTACTGATATTGACTATATAAACACGCATGGGACATCAACTCCTTTAGGTGATGGAGGTGAGGTAAAAGCGATACAAAAAGTTTTTGGTGAACATGCATATAATTTAAATATCAGTTCTACTAAATCCATGACAGGACATTGTATAGGTGCTGCTGGAGTTGTTGAGGCTGTAGCTTGTGTTATGGCAGTAATTAATGATATAGTACCTCCAACAATTAATCATTTTACAGATGATGATACATTGGATCCGAAATTGAATTTCACATTTAACAAAGCGCAAAAACGTACAGTGAATGCAGCTTTAAGTAATACATTTGGCTTTGGCGGACACAACGCGGCAATTATTGTAAAAAAATACAAAGCCTAG
- a CDS encoding acyl carrier protein yields MSDIAAKVKKIIVDKLGVEESEVTNEASFTNDLGADSLDTVELIMEFEKEFNISIPDEQAETITTVGQAVSYLEEHAK; encoded by the coding sequence ATGTCAGACATCGCAGCAAAAGTTAAAAAAATTATTGTTGACAAGTTAGGTGTAGAAGAATCAGAAGTAACTAATGAAGCGTCTTTTACAAATGACTTAGGCGCAGATTCATTGGATACCGTAGAATTAATTATGGAATTCGAAAAAGAATTTAACATTTCTATTCCAGACGAACAAGCTGAAACCATCACAACTGTTGGTCAAGCGGTTTCTTATTTGGAAGAACACGCCAAATAA
- a CDS encoding GNAT family N-acetyltransferase: MELIFKIFEYNSPDYVQQVALRSAVLRAPLGLKFSPADLEKDAENIMFGAFLDNEILGCCQFKILNETQVQLRQMAVDPAIQGQSIGRRLVAYAEEYAKRHRYKCIELHARKVAMLFYQKLGYMAVGEEFEEVGIPHFCMEKQL, encoded by the coding sequence ATGGAACTAATTTTTAAGATTTTTGAATATAATAGCCCCGATTATGTGCAACAAGTCGCATTAAGATCGGCAGTTTTAAGAGCGCCTTTGGGTTTGAAATTTTCGCCTGCTGATTTGGAAAAAGATGCGGAAAATATAATGTTTGGCGCATTTTTAGACAATGAGATTCTCGGTTGTTGTCAGTTTAAAATCTTGAATGAAACTCAAGTTCAATTAAGACAAATGGCGGTAGATCCGGCTATTCAAGGACAAAGTATAGGACGTAGATTAGTTGCGTATGCAGAGGAGTATGCGAAAAGACATAGATATAAATGTATCGAATTACATGCACGCAAAGTAGCGATGTTATTTTACCAAAAGTTAGGATATATGGCTGTGGGAGAAGAATTTGAAGAAGTAGGCATTCCACATTTTTGTATGGAAAAACAATTGTAA
- a CDS encoding YcxB family protein, whose translation MQFSFTFQKNKVIQGLRYHFISRPEIKILLIVINVFAVISAILFYLKKVQPLPFLLSAFLWMILMIVIWMVLPRYIYSKSPIFKQELELTVNKNGLTIAMDGKQGEWTWPSFSSYFESPNFYHLYFSSRSFFLIPKDAVPANEVGEFKKLVAENIIREKVK comes from the coding sequence ATGCAATTTTCCTTTACTTTTCAGAAAAATAAAGTTATTCAAGGTTTGAGATATCATTTCATCTCTCGTCCTGAGATTAAAATATTACTAATTGTTATTAATGTCTTTGCGGTAATCTCTGCCATCTTATTTTATTTAAAAAAAGTCCAACCATTACCTTTTTTATTGAGTGCTTTTCTTTGGATGATTTTGATGATTGTTATTTGGATGGTTTTGCCAAGATATATTTATTCCAAAAGCCCAATATTCAAACAAGAATTGGAACTGACAGTTAATAAAAATGGATTAACTATAGCGATGGATGGGAAGCAAGGAGAATGGACGTGGCCAAGTTTTTCAAGTTATTTTGAAAGTCCCAATTTTTATCATTTATATTTTAGTTCAAGGTCATTTTTTCTCATACCAAAAGATGCAGTACCTGCCAACGAGGTCGGAGAATTTAAAAAATTAGTTGCAGAAAATATTATCAGAGAAAAAGTTAAATAA